The following coding sequences are from one Paenibacillus tundrae window:
- a CDS encoding glycoside hydrolase family 43 protein has protein sequence MYSNPIIWADYPDIDVIRVEDTYYMVSTTMHMMPGCVILRSYDLIHWEVATHVYDTLDNTPAQRLENGQQIYGKGMWAASLRHHQGVFYVIFVANDTRKTYLYTSRTIEGPWKKQIVEGFYHDCSLFFDEDERVYLVHGNAEIHLTELSADLSGPKPGGIQRIIVKDNQPYYLGYEGAHFYKIQGKYYVFLIHMTKAAGRRTQAFYMADALDSEFVGGEVFNDDMGYFNLGVAQGGIVDTPNGDWYAMLFQDHGAVGRIPVLVPLQFKQGIPVFANEAPKSIDIASTRPGYAYRPLVGSDCFEYTVQEDGKVRLQDFWQWNHTPHDELWSVTEVPGVYRIRTGQLSPNLTFAVNTLTQRSMGPTCEATVTLDGSGLNDGDYAGLCFLIGTYGLIALTKKEGQYYLVMQARESEDSSIFGNLIDEEPATEHARIPIDGPLITLQATGNFVDNQDECSFGYWDGTAWKSLGITHRMFYKLDHFMGCRIGLFLYSTEMIGGAADFSNFNYHIK, from the coding sequence ATGTATTCTAATCCAATTATCTGGGCTGATTACCCAGATATTGATGTCATCCGGGTAGAGGATACGTACTATATGGTCAGCACAACCATGCATATGATGCCAGGTTGCGTTATCCTGCGGTCGTATGATCTGATTCATTGGGAAGTAGCCACGCATGTGTACGACACGCTGGATAACACTCCTGCCCAGCGATTAGAGAATGGTCAACAAATTTATGGTAAAGGCATGTGGGCAGCGTCTCTACGGCATCATCAAGGCGTGTTTTATGTTATCTTTGTCGCTAATGATACGCGTAAGACGTATTTGTACACATCACGAACGATAGAAGGTCCTTGGAAGAAGCAAATTGTGGAAGGATTTTATCATGATTGCTCCCTATTCTTTGATGAGGATGAACGAGTCTATCTAGTGCATGGTAATGCCGAGATTCATTTGACCGAGTTAAGCGCAGACCTCTCTGGGCCAAAGCCCGGCGGTATACAACGGATTATTGTAAAAGACAATCAACCGTACTATCTTGGTTATGAAGGTGCCCATTTCTACAAAATCCAGGGCAAGTATTACGTTTTCCTCATTCATATGACCAAGGCAGCAGGACGGAGGACACAGGCATTTTATATGGCCGACGCCTTGGATAGTGAATTTGTAGGCGGGGAAGTGTTTAACGATGACATGGGATATTTCAATTTAGGTGTAGCTCAAGGAGGTATTGTCGATACGCCGAACGGAGATTGGTATGCCATGTTATTTCAGGATCATGGAGCAGTCGGGCGAATTCCTGTGCTGGTGCCTCTGCAATTCAAGCAGGGGATTCCGGTATTTGCGAATGAAGCCCCCAAATCCATCGATATTGCGAGCACAAGGCCGGGGTATGCGTATAGACCACTTGTTGGGAGTGACTGCTTTGAGTACACCGTACAGGAAGACGGCAAGGTGCGTCTTCAAGACTTTTGGCAGTGGAATCACACACCGCACGACGAGCTCTGGTCAGTCACAGAAGTGCCGGGAGTTTATCGAATCCGAACGGGTCAACTTAGCCCGAATCTGACCTTCGCCGTAAATACACTAACTCAGCGTTCGATGGGGCCGACTTGTGAAGCAACGGTTACGCTAGATGGCAGTGGTTTGAATGATGGAGATTATGCTGGTTTATGCTTCCTGATCGGCACGTATGGTCTGATTGCACTCACGAAAAAGGAAGGCCAGTATTACCTTGTTATGCAGGCAAGAGAGAGCGAAGATTCGAGCATATTTGGTAATCTGATTGATGAAGAGCCAGCGACAGAGCATGCGCGGATTCCTATAGATGGCCCGTTGATTACACTACAAGCGACAGGGAATTTTGTAGATAACCAGGATGAGTGTTCGTTTGGCTATTGGGACGGTACAGCGTGGAAGAGTCTCGGCATCACTCACCGGATGTTCTATAAGCTAGATCATTTCATGGGTTGCCGTATCGGTCTGTTTCTGTACTCCACGGAAATGATCGGGGGCGCAGCTGATTTTTCAAATTTCAATTATCATATCAAGTAA